A DNA window from Candidatus Zixiibacteriota bacterium contains the following coding sequences:
- a CDS encoding transposase, giving the protein ESTESWAEVLRDLKGRGLTDPKLFCGDGALGLWGAIDQVYPQADHQRCWCHKMRNVLACFPKRLHDEVTRLLQRLYTADTKQQAETLMAQFAETYDRTYPRAVECLLKNQEALLTYFRYPKEHWVSLKTTNPIESIFATVKLRTNAARRIKSPRSALYLVFQLIVRAQKRRRRINAPHLVTKVLAGVTFEDGIEVRSRNNQTEKHAA; this is encoded by the coding sequence GGGAATCGACCGAGAGTTGGGCCGAGGTCTTACGGGACTTGAAAGGTCGTGGTCTGACTGATCCGAAACTGTTCTGTGGCGACGGCGCGCTGGGATTGTGGGGCGCGATTGACCAGGTGTATCCGCAAGCGGACCATCAACGCTGCTGGTGTCACAAGATGCGCAACGTTCTGGCCTGTTTCCCGAAACGGCTGCATGACGAGGTCACTCGTTTGTTGCAACGGCTATACACGGCCGACACCAAACAACAGGCCGAGACCCTGATGGCACAGTTCGCCGAAACGTACGACCGCACCTATCCTCGTGCCGTCGAGTGTCTGTTGAAGAACCAGGAGGCATTGCTGACGTACTTTCGGTATCCGAAGGAGCACTGGGTATCGCTGAAAACGACCAATCCGATCGAGTCGATCTTCGCCACCGTCAAGCTGCGCACCAACGCCGCCCGACGAATCAAGTCACCGCGCTCGGCGCTGTACTTGGTCTTCCAGTTGATCGTAAGAGCACAGAAGCGCCGGCGCCGGATCAACGCGCCGCACCTGGTGACGAAAGTGCTGGCGGGAGTGACGTTCGAGGACGGAATTGAGGTCAGAAGCAGAAACAATCAGACCGAAAAGCACGCTGCTTGA